The following nucleotide sequence is from Candidatus Eisenbacteria bacterium.
GCCCATGCCGAGCCGTGTCATCTGCGGCACCCCGAGCACCTGCACGCTCGCGCCCGCCAGGTCGCGCGCGACGCGGGCGCGGCGCGCGAGCGCATCGGGCGGCAGGGCGTCTCCGGGGGTGTTCGCCAGATCGCGCGCCAGACAGGTGCCCGAAGCGATCGCGTCGCCACGCGCCACCGCACGGCGCTGCCGGGCCGAGATCGGTTTCCAGCGTTCGAAGATCGTGATCCGCACCAGCGGCTTCGGTCCCGGCTCGGTCTTGAACGCGGTCAAGCGTTCATGCCCGAGGCGCGCGCCCTCGACGGTCGCGGTCAGCGCGACGATCGGATCGAGCCCGCCGGCCGAGGCGCCGTGCGCAACGGTGGCGACCGTCCCGGCGCCCAGTTCGCGGGCGCGGCGTGTGGCGGCCGCCATCGCGAGCCTCACGCGATGCGGGGTGAGTGCGGCGCGCGATCCGAGACCCACCACGATCACCCGACGAGTTCGCGGATGCCCCGGATGCAGAAGCGCGAGCTCGAGCCAGCGACCGGTGAAGTCGCCACTGTCGAGCAGTGCCGCGAGCGCCCCGCGCGTCGCGCGATCGACGGCTCGTGCGGCGCCGCCGAGCGGTCCGCCCGCTTCCAGCACGCCGACCACCCATGCGCCGGCGCGTTGAGCGACCAGATCGCCGCGTCGCACTTCGAGCTTCAAGGAGCCTCCGTTGACAGGTGCATGACGCGCGAGCCTACGCGGCTCGAGCGCGTGTCGCCACTTGCCCGACTCGCGCCCCGCTGGCATTGTTCCGCCATCGCGCGGCTCCCCCGCGCCATGGCAGGGAAGCCGGCGGCTCTCCCGGCGTAGTTGCGTCGGATCGTTCCGCGCACGCGAGCGTGACGATCACAGCAATGGACTTGCAGCCGTTGGCCGTGCACGTCGCACGGCGCGGCACCCGAATCTTCACGAACCCGGCCAGGATGGCCGGTCGCGCCACCGGCACGTTCCGGTGAAAGGAGCCCTTTCCCATGCGTCGACTTTCTTCTCTCGCAGCATTGATCGCGCTGTCTGCCTCGCTCGCCGTCGGTTGTGGTCAGCAGGCCCAGCAGGCCGCGGACACTTCGAGCGCCGACAGCTTGCTGGCCTCGAACCCGATCGAATCACCGCCGCCGGGCGACATCACGCCGCAGACCGATTTCGAGCAGACGCCGGAATCGCAGACGCCCGTGAGCTCGACGCCGAGCAGCACCCGGCCGGTGTCCAAGCCCAAGCCCAGGCCGACCGAGCCGGCTCCCCGGTCGGAGCCCGGCGTCTCGATCGCGACCGGCACTCCGCTCAAGGTCGCGTTCACGGCCAAGCTCACGTCCGAGACTGCGGTGGCCGGAGATGCATGGAGCGGCACGTTGAGCGACCCGGTGACGCTCGGTGACAACGCGGCACTGCCGGCCGGTACGGTGGTGCACGGCGTGGTGGTCGGTGCCAAGCCGGCGCAGAAGGGTGATCGCGCGGTGCTGGTGCTGGCGATGACCTCGCTCGAGGTGAATGGCCGCAGCTACGATGTGAGCGGTCACGCCGACAGCCTGATCGCGGGCTCGACGCGCGGACGCAACGTGGGCGCGGTGGCCGGCGGCGCGGCGGCGGGTGCGCTGATCGGCAAGGCGGTCGGCGGCAGCGGCAAGGGCGCTCTGATCGGCGGACTGATCGGCGGCGCGGCGGCGACCGGAGCGGTCGCGGCCTCGAAGGGCTACCAGGTCGAGGTGAAAGAGGGTGCTCAGGTCGTGTTCACCGTCACCCAGAGCGCCAGGATCAAGTTGTAGTTCGTACTCGATCGAAGTCCCGAAGCGGGGCGGAGCGGCTCTCCGCCCCGCTTCTGCTTTTCCGCTCCCTGGCATTCAGCGTTGAACCGCGCCGGACTGCGGCTACAACCCGTTGAACGATCGGGTACACCCGCGCCCCACATCGCCGCCCGCCGCTCGTTGCGGTACAACGAGTTACGGCATCGCGATGCGCGGCACGGGTGCTGCTCATGCTGTGAGTGTCCCTGACCCCGCACTCTCGCATGGCCCGCTCGCGGGCTCCGATTGGAGGCACGCCTCATGAAATCACACCGCATTCTCCTCGCGGCGCCATTGCTGCTCCTGATGCTCGCCGGCTGCAGCAAGAACAGCGATCCGACCGATCCGACTTCGAACAGCGGAACCTCGCAGGATCAGGTCGAACTCACCCAGCAGGTCACGACGCAGCCGGACTACGCCGAAGACGACGGCATCGCAACGTCCGAGGAGCAGGTCGAGGCATCGTTCGCGTTGTCGCTGGCCGCCGACCTCGACGTCACCGCGGGCTCTCACCCGGTGCGCTTCTGGCGAGTGATCCGCGACATCGATCGGCGCTTCGAGTTCGAGTTCTCGGACTTCGACTCGGCCGGCAATCCGAACCGCGCGATCGTCACGGTTCACAAGCTGCTGCGCGGCAACTTCAACGTGCTCTACGCCGACAGCGTCGGGCCCGACAGCGTGGTGCGCAACTTGGTGCACAAGCCGCTCGAGGATCGCTGGGTGCGCAAGCTCGTGCTCCATCGCATGCGCCTTCCGAATCACGTGCGCTCGGTGTGGCGCATCGTCGGCACCAGTGGCGTTCAGGTGACTTCGAAGGACGCGACCACCGACATCGTGAGCCTGCGCGTTCAGCAGGGTGCGCTCGACACCACGATCACGAATCCGCTCGAGCTGTTCCGTCTGCGCCAGATCATCCAGCTCGACACCGGGGCCGATGTGACGCTGACCGTGACCACCACGCGAGCCGACGACATCGTGCTGCTCTACTCGCGGGCCGGCCGCGCTCGCTTCCACAACAACGGCGACCTCACGTACTCGGGCACCTGGCGCACCGCGAGCTTCGCGGGTCTACGTCACGCCGGCATCAATGCGCTCTCGCATGCGACGCTGTTCGACCCGGCCGCTGCGTATGATTCGCAGGCGTGGATCCTGCCGTACCTGGTGCGCCCGAACGATCCGGGCGACTTCGTCGAGTAACGAGCGCCGGCCTCACGCCGGAGGATTCGAAGCGGGCGGCGGCGCAACCGGGCTAGTGCGGTCCGGCGCCGCGGTCTTCGTCTTCGGCGGGCGACTGCTTCGCGCGTTCAAACAACGTGCGCCACTCCTCGAGTTCCTTCTTCGACAGCGTCTCGGGCTTCTCGTTTGCGGCCGCACGCTTGGGTTCCAGCACGCTCGCCATGAACAGATCCGCGAGCGAGACGTTGGCGCCCATCGCGCGTGCGTGGCGTGCGATCTCGAGATCCGCGGTCACAACGGTCACGCGCTCGCGGCGCTCGACCTGGTCCTCGACGATCGTCCGGATCAGATCGTCGGCCTTCTCGCCGGACTTGGAGTAGCGCACCGAGAGCCGCCCGCTCACGCTCTCGGTCGAGCCCTTGCCGGCGCCGTCGAACACCACGATGAAGCGCGCCTCGCCGACCCCGAACGTCCAGGACAGCAGGTTCAGCAGCTTGTGGCGCGATTGCTCGAGCGTGCGGCCCTCGATCGGTCGCAGCTCGGGCGAACGCAAGATGAGGTTGTAGCCATCGATGATGATGAGATGGTCTTCGGACATGGCGTTCAGTGTAGCGGAACGAGCCCGGCGTTCGCCCCCGTCCCGCGACCTGCCGCTTAGAACGCGCGGCCGCCCGATGCGGTGTGGATGATCACGCCGCCTTCGCCCACCGCCCAGCCGCGCAGCGCATCGACGAACCACACGTCGTTGAGCTGCGAGGTGGTGCGTGAGACCTGCGGGAACCAGTTCTGCCCGCCGTCTTCGGTGCGCAACACGATGCCGCCCGAGTTGAAGCCGACCGCGTAGCCGATCAGCGAAGTCGGGAAGTGGAGGCCCTCGATCAGGTTCGATGCGCCGACATTGGGTCCGAGCTCCCAGCTGTCGGGCCCCGTGACCGTGGTGCGCGTGGTCACGCCGCCGAAGCCGGCCGCGTAGGCCATGAACGGGCCCAGCGTCGACACTCCGTTGAGCGCAGAAGAGGTCACGAACGGCGAGAGGACGTCCCAGCTGTCGCCGCGATCGGTCGTGAAGGCGATCAAGCCGCCGTTGCCGACCGCCCAGCCGGTCGAGTCGGAGCCGAACGACACCGCGTTGAGTGCGAAAGCGGTCGGCAGATTCGTCTCGTCCCACGTCACGCCGCGGTCGGTGGTGCGAATCAGGGTGCCGTTGGCGCCGACCGCGAATCCGCGCGTCGCGCTCACGAACACGACGTCGAGCAGATTCTCGCCGGGATTCGCGCTCATCACGCGGGTCCAGTTGTCGCCACCGTCGACGCTCTTGAGCACCGTGCTGCCGCTACCGACGGCCCAGCCCTCGAGATCGGAGGTGAACCACACGCCCTGCAGGCTGAACGAAGTGCCGGTCGCCGAGGCATTCACCCAGTCGGCGCCCGCGTTGGTGGTGCGCATGATGCGGCCGCCGTCGCCGACCGCCCAGCCGAGCTGACCGTCCTGGCGGAAGTAGACGCCGTTCAGGTTCGAGCCACTGGAGGGATTCGGCTGCAGCACCCAACCGGTATCCGGGTAGACGAACACCACCGCGGTATCGCGCTGCGAATTCGATTCGACGAACAGACGAGCCACCCCTTCGGCTTCGGCGTGGACGCGGCCAGTCGCGTTCACGGTGAAGACGCTCGGGTTCTCGCTCTCCCAGCTGAAGTTCACGTCGTTGACCAGTACGCCAAGCGTGTCGTAGGCGAGCGCGACGAACGAGCGGTCGGTGCCGACCCTGAGCGTGTCGGACTCGGGCGCCACGACGACGCTCGAGAGCGGAACGATCACGATCGGTGGCGTCGGCGAGCTCGAGTCGCAGCCGGTGACGGTGCACGCGAAGACCACGGCAGCCCCGAGGGCGGCCAGGGGTTCGAAAGCTCGGGTGAAGGCGAAGTACACGTGTTTCATGGGGCCATCCAGGGTCGTCGTGGGTGGCATCGACCGCTCCCCCGGTGGGCAGCGGCTGCTGGCGGGCGGCTCAAGGTGCAAGTGCGGGGCCACCGGGCGCCGGCGGAACCGGGCTTGAAACGTCGTGAGTTAGCGGATCGGCCGAGCGGCAGTGCCGGCTCGGGACTGCACGGCGAGCCTGGATCTGGCCTGCGATTACCCGCACACGCCCGCCGGCGCTTGAGTGGCCGGGCGGTGCCGCCTAGTCTGCCGGGCTCGGCTACTGAGCACTCCCCTCGGAGGCACGCATGCTCTCAGTTCGTGAGGTCACCAAGCGCTACGACGGCCGTGCGGTCGTGAACAGTGTCACGTTCGACGTCCAGATCGGCGAGGTCTTCGCCCTGCTGGGGCCGAATGGCGCCGGCAAGACCACCCTGATCCGCATGATCACCGACATCCTGCGCCCCGACCAGGGCACCATCACGCTCTCGGGCGTCCCGGTCCCCGATCTGCCGCAGGGCAGCATCGCCTATCTGCCCGAAGAGCGCGGCCTCTACCGCCGCTCGAAGGTGGTCGAAACGCTGGCGTATTTCGGAGCGCTCAAGGGACTCGATGCCGCGGCCGCGCGCGCGGCCGCGCTCAAGCTGCTCGAACGCGTCGAGCTGCGCGACTGGGCGGAGAAGCAGGTCCAGGCACTCTCGAAAGGCATGCAGCAGAAAGTACAGCTGTGCTGCGCCCTGATCGGAAATCCCAGGCTGCTGATCCTCGACGAACCGTTCAGCGGACTCGATCCCGTCAACGTGCAGTTGTTCGAGGAAATCCTGCGCGAGCTGCGCGGATCCGGCGCGACGGTGCTGCTCTCGACCCACCAGATGAACAAGGTCGAGCAGGTGTGCGACCGGGCACTGATGCTCAACCGCGGTCACATGGTGCTCTACGGGCGCGTCGCGGACCTGCGCCGGCAGCACGCGGATCACGCGGTGACGGTGCGGACCGAGTCGCGACTCGAGACCGTCCCCGGCGTGCGAACGATCGAGTCGGCGAACGGCGACTACAAGCTGACGCTCGAGCCCGCCACGAAGCCTGAAGCGGTGCTGCGGGCGTTGATCGATCAGGGCGTATCGATCGAGTCGTTCGCGCTCGCGACCCTGCCGCTCGAGGACATTTTCGTGAAGGTGGTGCGCGAAGGACTCGGCATGGACCGCGGCGTGAGCGGACCTCCGACCGTCGATGAACACGTCACGGTGGGAGGTGCGCGATGAAGCTCGATTGGAAGCGTGTGAAGACCGTCGCACGACGCGAGTTCCTGACCACGATCAAGCGACGGGCCTTCCTGTTCATGCTGATCGCGACTCCCGCGTTCTACGCGCTGATCATGATGGGAAGCTCGGGGGTCGCGATCTCCGAGAGCCGCAAGGCGATCCGGGAGTTCAAGGCCCTCGGCGTGGTGGATTCGTCGGGCCGGCTCGCGGGTTCGGAACGCAGCATCAAGTCGGCGCTGTCGCCCGAGGATCTGCCGGCGAGCCGCAGCGGCACCCGCTCCGCTCCCGCTCCGGTCATGCCATCCGACACCGAAGTGCGGTTCTACGCCACGCAGGCCGAGGGCGAGGCCGCGCTGCGGTCCAAGGACATTTCCCAGTTGATGGTGGTGCCGTCCGACTATCTCGAGAACGGTGGCCTGCGCCGCTACGCGACCAGCAATTCGCCGTTCACGACTTCGGTCGGCCGGTCGGTGGGCCGCTGGCTCTCGGCCAGTCTGATCCGCGGGCAGGTCGACTCGACGCTGGCGGCTCGCGCCGCGCGCCCCATGGAGCGCGAGCAGTACCTCACGCTCGATCGTGACGGCCGCTTCGTGATCGAGGACGAGCGCCGGGAGCTCCTGAACGTGTTCATGCCGATGGCGTTCGCGATGCTGCTCGGCATGTGCGTGATCATCGGCGGGCAGTACCTGCTTCAGGGCGTCAGCGAGGAGAAGGAGTCCCGCATCCTCGAATCGTTGTTGTGCTCGGTGAGCCCCGACGAGCTGATCGTCGGCAAGCTGCTCGGGCTCGGCTCAGTCGGCCTGATGGTGGTGACGATCTGGGCGAGCGCCGGGCTCGCGTTCGCCGCACCGATGCTCGCGGCCGCGAAATTCTCGTTGCCGCCGTGGCTGCTCGGGGTGGCGATCGCCTACTTCATCGCCGGCTATCTGTTCTTCGGCAGCCTCATGATCGGGATCGGCGCGATCACGAACAATATGCGTGAGGCGCAGCAGTTCTCGGTCTGGATCTCGTTCGCGAACTTCGCCCCCATGATCGTGCTGTGGGCGATCCTTTCACGTCCCGACGGGCCGCTCGCGATGACGCTCTCGATGCTTCCACCCACCGCGGCCACCACCATGATGATGCGGCTCACCGCTCCCGGCGCCTCGGTGCCGTGGTGGCAGATTGCGATCTCGCTCACGCTGCTCGCCAGCTCCGCGTGGCTGGCGCTCCGCATGTCCTCGCGCCTCTTCCGGGTCGGGATGCTGCTCTACGGCAAGACCCCGACGCTGCCCGAAATCATGCGCTGGGTGCGGCAGGGCTGAGACCGCCGGCAAAACTCGGGTCGGAGGCGGGGTGGTGGCGAATCTGCCGCTCGGGTGTCGCATTTCGCCCAATCTGGGTGCACCCTGCCACCCGCCGCGCCGCCAAAAAAAGGCTTGAAGCCACCCGAGGTGAGTGCCGACAATCATTTGCGTGGCTGGTGGCCTGCGATTACCCATTCGGAACGGGAGTTGCAAGTTACCAGCCTGGCTCTGGGGCGAGACCCCTGGCCGCACTCTCCAGGAGCCCGCAGGCGTCGCGTAAAGGCATGGGTCCGTGAGACCCCCGACGCGAAAGCGGGTCGGAAACCAAAGGTCGAGCACCAAGCGCACGACACCCAGGAATCCCTCTTGAAGGGGTGGACGTCCTCGTCCATCCGCAACGGGACCGCCCGGCCAGTGGCCGGGCGTTTCGTTTCCGGGCGGCGGCTCCGGGTTGCACGGCCTGAGCGCCCGCCGCAATATCCGCGCCCCATGTCCCAACTCCGGCTTGCCTTAGCGCAGCTCAATCCCAGGGTCGGCGCGATCGACGCCAATGCCGCGCGCGTCGCCGAATGCATCGAGAAAGCGCGTGCCCAGGGCGTCGACGTGCTCGCGGTACCCGAGATGATGATTCCGGGCTATCCGCCCGAGGATCTGCTGCTCGAGCCGGCCTTCATCGCCCGCACCATCGACGCGACCCGCGAACTCGCACCGCTGACGCGCGGCATGACCGTGATCGTCGGCACACTCGATCGCGACGCCGACCTGTTCAACGCCGCGGCAGTCCTTCACGACGGAGCCTGGGCCGCGACCTTCCGGAAACGCTACCTGCCGAACTACGGCGTGTTCGACGAAAATCGTTACTTCATGCCGGGTCGCGAAGGCTCGGTGCTGCTGCGTGACGGGGTGCGGATCGGCGTGAGCGTGTGTGAGGACATCTGGTACCCGGGCGGGCCGGTCGAAGAACAGGTGATCCGGGGCGGTGCCGAACTGCTCGTGAATCTCTCCGCCTCTCCCTACCACGCCGGGAAGTTCGACGCGCGACGCCGAATGCTCGCAACGCGTGCTGCCGACAATCTCGCGGTGGTGGCGTACGTCAACCTGGTTGGCGGGCAGGACGAGATCGTGTTCGACGGCGGCAGTCTGGTGATCGACGAGAACGGCGACGTGCTGGTCGAAGGAGAGCGCTTCGACGAGGACTTCCTGGTCATCGATCTCGAGTTGAGCGGCGTGTTCGGTAGCCGGCTCCACGATCCGCGCTTGCGAAAAGAGCGCGCCCTCGATGAGAGCACGCCCCTTCCGGTCATCGAGCTGACCGCCGCGCGATCGGTTGCCGCCAGGCCTCCGCTCGCCAAGCGCGCACCGGTGCTGGTGCGCGAGCCGGTCGCCGAAATCTACGATGCGCTGGTGCTGGGCACGCGCGACTACGTGCTCAAGAACGGCTTTCGCGAGGTGGTGCTGGGGCTCTCGGGAGGTGCCGACTCGGCGCTGGTTGCCTGCATCGCCGCGGACGCGATCGGCTCGACCCAGGTGATCGGCGTCGCGATGCCGTCGAGCGTCACGTCGCGCGAATCGCAGGACGACGCGGCCACGCTGGCGCGCAACCTCGGCATGCGGCTCGAGGTCCTTCCGATCGGCGGCCTGCTCGACGGCTATCGCGCCTCACTCGCAACGGTGTTCGAAGGTCGGGCGCCCGACGTCACCGAAGAGAATCTGCAGGCGCGAATTCGCGGCAACCTGCTGATGGCGCTCTCCAACAAGTTCGGCTGGCTGGTGCTGGTGACCGGCAACAAGAGCGAGATCGCGGTCGGCTACAACACGCTGTACGGCGACACCGCGGGCGGCTACGCGGTGCTCAAGGACGTCTACAAAACGATGGTCTACCAGCTTTCGCAGTATCGGAATGGCCGCAGCGGCTCGCCCGACATTCCGCTGCATACGCTGACGCGCGCGCCGAGCGCCGAGCTGCGGCCGAACCAGACCGACCAGGACGCTTTGCCGCCCTACGACGTGCTCGATCCGATCCTGCGGCTGCTGGTCGAGGAAGATCGATCGATCGAATCGATCGCGAAGCTCGGCTTCGACACGGCGCTGGTCGCGGCGGTGGCGCAGATGATTCGCAGCTCCGAATGGAAGCGACGTCAGATGCCGCCCGGCGTCAAGATCTCGCCGCGCGCGTTCGGCAAGGACTGGCGCCGCCCGATCACGGACGGCTGGCAGCGCTGACCGGCTCGCGACCGGTCTGAAGCGGTGCGAGTTGCCTGGCGAGAAAACGAAACGGGCGCCGAGTGGCGCCCGTTCGAGTCTGCGGTGAAGCGATGCGTCAGATGCCGGCTTCGAGTACCAGCACCAGCACACCGTTCTGCACCGAGATGTCGTACACACCGGCGGTGCCGGCGGCGTAGAGCGTGAACGCGCCGTCGCCCTTCGCCTCGCCAAGCACGATGTTCTTGCCGGCCTGCGAGAACAGCGCGGCCGACTCGTCCCAGCCCAGCGTCACGGTGCCACCCGGCGTTCCCGCGGCGCCGATCGAGCCCGGTCCCCACAGCCGTACACCGCCGCCCGACTGAATCGCGTTGACGGTCGTGAAATTCGTCACCTCGGGAGTGACCCACACTTCGACCGAGCCGGCGGGGCCGGCGTTGTTCACGAACTTCCCGAGCACCGCGAAGTCCGAGATGTTCTTGAGCTTGTCCTTGTTGTCGCTGTAGTCGGAGATCGAGTTGAGATCCACGACCACGCGGCCGACCGCCGCGGTGACGTTGTTGATGTCCACGTTGCCCAGCTCGAAGTTCACGAGGATCTGCGCCGAGGTCAGGATGCAGCCGTTGACCGCGATCGTGGCAAGCACGAGGCCCGCAAGGAGCCCGCGGCGAATCTTGTTCGTCATGGTGATTCTCCTTACGGAACGCTGAAGAAGCGCCAGGTGGCGCCGAGAGTCGCATTCGCGAACTTCTGCGAGGTCTCGTCGGTCGGGATCATGGTCATCTCGCCACGCACGTCGATCGAGAGGCCCGGAACGGCGGGCAGCCCGATGCCGAGGCCGAGGCCAAAGCTGTACCCCATCTCCTCGAGCGATTCGGATCCTTCGCGCTCGATCTTGAACTGACCGATGCCGCCGAACGGGTAGAACCGGATCGGCCCGCCGAACGACAGCAGCACGTTGGCGCCGAACGAGGTGAGATCGCCGCCGTCTCGGGTGAACGCCAGCCCCCCGAACTCTTCCTCGAGGTCGCCGAGTGCGCTCTGCGCGTAGTACGGCTCGACCGTGAGCAGCGGCAGCAGGTTGACCGGAACCCGCACGCCGTACAGCGTGCCGCGTTCCGCCTGATCGTTCAGCACCGGAAAACTGAGTCCGCCGAATGCACC
It contains:
- a CDS encoding ABC transporter permease, which encodes MKLDWKRVKTVARREFLTTIKRRAFLFMLIATPAFYALIMMGSSGVAISESRKAIREFKALGVVDSSGRLAGSERSIKSALSPEDLPASRSGTRSAPAPVMPSDTEVRFYATQAEGEAALRSKDISQLMVVPSDYLENGGLRRYATSNSPFTTSVGRSVGRWLSASLIRGQVDSTLAARAARPMEREQYLTLDRDGRFVIEDERRELLNVFMPMAFAMLLGMCVIIGGQYLLQGVSEEKESRILESLLCSVSPDELIVGKLLGLGSVGLMVVTIWASAGLAFAAPMLAAAKFSLPPWLLGVAIAYFIAGYLFFGSLMIGIGAITNNMREAQQFSVWISFANFAPMIVLWAILSRPDGPLAMTLSMLPPTAATTMMMRLTAPGASVPWWQIAISLTLLASSAWLALRMSSRLFRVGMLLYGKTPTLPEIMRWVRQG
- a CDS encoding ATP-binding cassette domain-containing protein, which codes for MLSVREVTKRYDGRAVVNSVTFDVQIGEVFALLGPNGAGKTTLIRMITDILRPDQGTITLSGVPVPDLPQGSIAYLPEERGLYRRSKVVETLAYFGALKGLDAAAARAAALKLLERVELRDWAEKQVQALSKGMQQKVQLCCALIGNPRLLILDEPFSGLDPVNVQLFEEILRELRGSGATVLLSTHQMNKVEQVCDRALMLNRGHMVLYGRVADLRRQHADHAVTVRTESRLETVPGVRTIESANGDYKLTLEPATKPEAVLRALIDQGVSIESFALATLPLEDIFVKVVREGLGMDRGVSGPPTVDEHVTVGGAR
- a CDS encoding NAD+ synthase, whose translation is MSQLRLALAQLNPRVGAIDANAARVAECIEKARAQGVDVLAVPEMMIPGYPPEDLLLEPAFIARTIDATRELAPLTRGMTVIVGTLDRDADLFNAAAVLHDGAWAATFRKRYLPNYGVFDENRYFMPGREGSVLLRDGVRIGVSVCEDIWYPGGPVEEQVIRGGAELLVNLSASPYHAGKFDARRRMLATRAADNLAVVAYVNLVGGQDEIVFDGGSLVIDENGDVLVEGERFDEDFLVIDLELSGVFGSRLHDPRLRKERALDESTPLPVIELTAARSVAARPPLAKRAPVLVREPVAEIYDALVLGTRDYVLKNGFREVVLGLSGGADSALVACIAADAIGSTQVIGVAMPSSVTSRESQDDAATLARNLGMRLEVLPIGGLLDGYRASLATVFEGRAPDVTEENLQARIRGNLLMALSNKFGWLVLVTGNKSEIAVGYNTLYGDTAGGYAVLKDVYKTMVYQLSQYRNGRSGSPDIPLHTLTRAPSAELRPNQTDQDALPPYDVLDPILRLLVEEDRSIESIAKLGFDTALVAAVAQMIRSSEWKRRQMPPGVKISPRAFGKDWRRPITDGWQR